A window of Phaseolus vulgaris cultivar G19833 chromosome 4, P. vulgaris v2.0, whole genome shotgun sequence genomic DNA:
acttcattttctttccTTGGATCATCAGGGATGTGGTGCGACCATTTTAGCTGTAACTCCACAAGTggtttatttttcaaatttgctcCTAATGCATCCAAAGGATTCAAAATATTCTGCACCTCATTAATTGATAACCTTCCATGAAGATTGAGTCCTCCCAATGCGTCCAGTTGCTTAGTACTTAGTCCACTATTTCTATCAATGAAAAATGGATTCAATACTTGAAGATTCTTCAATTCTCCAAAATGCATTGGCATCTTTCTCACTTTTGTATATTGAAATTCCAAGCACCTCAATTTGGTGAGTTTATACAAATTTGAAGGTAGCTCCTCCAAAAACCCACATGAGTTCAACTTCAGTATTAGCAAATTATAGAGCAAACATATTGAGTCAGGTAATTTGTGTAGCAGAGTATTTGAAAGATCTAATGAATGGAGATGTTTAAGATCACCTACAGAATCTAGCACTAGTACAAGTTCCATACAACCATTGAAAGATAAGACACGTAAAAACTTATAATTGGAGAACAAATCATGTATCGAAATCTTGAAATCCCAATAAAAAAGAAGGTTAGGTTTCCATATAATAGGAAGAAATGAACGAAGTCTTTTAGCATCAGTTAAACTCCCAAATCCATCAAAACTTCTGACGTCACGgaattcaaatgaaaaatgacgGGTTGTTTTCGGTATACATCGGCCTTTATCAAATTTCAACCTGAAACATAAATCTGCACAAACATGTTTTGCCAAATCATTCAGAAGGTCATGCATGATGAAACGTCTCCTGGCGCCTTGAAAAAAAGACCTACTTGCATGTTGAAAAAAAGACCTTGACAGTAGATCATTACTTGCATGTTGAAAAAAAGACCTTGACAATAGATCATTGAAGTACTCTTCCCCAACTTCTTCTGGATGTCTAATCTGTTGTGGACTCTGTAGAAAATTTTGGGCCATCCACATCAAAATTAATTCCTCCTTCTCAAACTCATAATCTTTGGGGAATACGGCACAATAAGCAAAGCACCTTTTAAGATGAGAAGGAAGATAGCGATAGCTCAGAAATAGTGCAGGGATAATTTCACTGTCTTCTTTTGGTAAATCCCATATCTCACTTTCCAATATGTTTTTCCAATAAGAAATGGATGACTGTGTCCGTAAAAGACATCCAATTGTTTTTAAAGCTAAAGGTAATCCCTTGCACTTCTCAACTATCCTTCTCCCAATGTTCATTAGCTCATCACTCAATACAAGATCACCATCTTTTAATGCgtgattttcaaaaacattccAGCATTCATCCTCTCTTAATTGCTTTAGGCGATGCACTTTAGACCTCATGTTAGAAGCAACTTTCTCACTACGAGTTGTGACAAGAATTCTACTTCCTGGAGCCCCATAGCGAAGAGGAGTTAGCACAGCTTCCCATTCTTCTCTTCTTTCGTTCCAAACATCATCTAAAACAAGAAGAAATTTCCTTCCTGACAAGTTTTCTTTCAGTTTTTTGTGAACCATTTCTAGGTTCTCACTATCatcttttttattaatgattgtCTCAAGAATTGTTCTTGTCACGGTCAAAACATGAAATTGATCAGAAACACAAACCCAAGCTTTGACATCAAATTTTGCATCGTGAATCTTTGAATCATTGTACACATGCTGGACGAGTGTAGTTTTACCCAACCCACCCATGCCCACAATAGAAAGTATTGATGGCTGGTTAGGATTTTCGGTTTCAGATGTGAGCCAACTAAATATGATTTCTTTGTCAGCATCTCTGCCATAAATAACACTTTCAACCACCAATGAAGTTGAAGGCAATTTCTGTGACACTTTACTGCCCGATCTATCATCAGAATAAGTACCCTCCTTCAAACCAAGAGCACCCTTTTGCTTTGCAAGATATTCTAGTTTCTCCAGGACTTCTTTCATCTCTGATTCAATTTTCTTGTTAAATGAAGTGAAAGGAGAGTTGAAGAAATTTGATACCTTGTAAATAATGTTTTGAGGTTCGGGTTGAGCTTCGACTTGGCATCTGGTGAGTTCATAGTCTATTTCACCGAAAAGATCCTCAGCATCAAAGACAGCCTCTTTGACATCAAAAAGCCATGCTTTGACGTGTGGATCTGTGAACTGCTTTAGTTCAGCATCATCAGCGAGAGCATTGATGGAGTGCAGCATGATTTTCAAATTTGCGAGCAGTTTCTCATCAAGTTTTCTTCCACGAAAGAAGTCTACAAATTGAGGAGAAGTGAGCCTGTCGAATGCAACCTGAAGAAAGGCCGAAAGAAGAGCACCACCAACAAGTTCTGCCATGGTAGGAGTTGAAATGGAGTGAATGGAAGTTTGTGATCTGAAATGGATTAAGTGCAGGGATTGCTATAGTGATGAAATGAGTAGTTAGCTAAGGACGACTCACTTTAAGAACAGTGGTTGTGATGAATGAAAGTATGAAATCCTGAAGAGGGTTGTGGGCCCCAGTGAAGGAATAATTGTTGACTGTTTCTGATAAGAAAAGTGTTGACAACTGTAATCCATGAATGGATGTCTGATCATTCGGTGAAATAAATGATCAGTGAAATCTGACAGTATTTCgaaaccaaaattttaattGCTGGGATAATTTGACTTCAAATAATATCTTTTATGCAccaattatattatattcatgcatatttaaaagatatatgATATGGAGgagtttgttttatttatacatATACTCTATATATAGagtaaaatataacaaaatttcaaatattaataatatttcaatcTGAATTTCCTAAAtctaaataataaatgaatacatttttatctttatataagagatatttttaaaaaacttaaatatttcCTAGAAAAATATTAAGCAAATATTTTCAATGTTGTTTTTCTGAAATTGTGCCTGATGTAAAGACACTATGACTGTATAAAATTTGGAGAGTTGAAGTCACAATCTTACAAAAACATTTCCTAAGAATTATTTTAATGTACTTGTTCAGTAGATCAAGATTAAGCTGACTAATTGAATTTCATCTTACTTCCTGAGATTGTTAAGCAGTCCATTTAAATAAGTGGTATTGAtgattttcataatattttgatttatcTATGACAAGTTATAGAATTTTATAGCCTCATACCCTGCAGTTATGTTACAGTGAAgacaaaaaacaattatatctttAAGTCCTTTTGAATAACAAGCTTTCTTGTAGTTGCAACAATGTCCTTTCTTTGTAGAAATTCTTATTCTCTTTTTTAAGGGTGTCAGTTATCTACTCAGTTCAATCTTTGCAGATGGCCAAAGTGGAGAAAATTAGAAACTGGATTCAATTTGGATTAATATTGATTAGCACAGAATCTTGGAATCTTAGAATCTGTAAAGCATAACCTTAGAATCCTAAGAAAAAAAACCCTGAAAATAGAAGCTGAATTACTCTATTAaacaatatctcatcatctcttATTCAAGAGAAAATGAGGGGTCATGAAGAATATGACTAAAGAATTAAGGACTCTGTTCAGCAAGCTGAGAAATCAGCTGAAGTGAGTGTGTTCTACTACCTCCAGATATAAAAGGGGATGATGTAAAACAAAGTGTGGAAAAATAGTAATTGAAAATTATAGGATTAGTGTTGGAAACAAAGAAGATTGCAATCGAAAAGGTAGAGAGATATTGTGCAGAATTATAGCAGCTGTTGAAGTGGCAGACAAATTGAAATAAAAGAGTGTGAGAGTGGAGAGGTGACAGAGACCCTTCTAGTGCATTTTTTAAGATTTGTGCAATCATCAATATATAGACTCATGAGATGATTATAAGCATGCTCTTGTGAAATTCTTTTTAGGTTTTGGCACCTTGTCAGATGAAGCTTTGGAAAGAAATCTAGTCGAAAGATAGTAAGAGAGTTGCAGCCaaatttcaattctttttaAGTAATTGTTTGAGTTAATTAAGGTCACAAGACAGAAGTCATCTCTTTCTACTACGCTTCTGCACTACATCTTCTCACCATGTTctgcttcttttttttttccttttataagCATAGACTATTatcttatattattaatattaatatagtttACATCATACACATTGTCATGTTTtcattatcattgtttattCTTGGGTGTTCTTTCATGTATTATGTCatatgacaattttttttcttcttctaatacAAGAATCAGTATATAGGATAGTTTTTACGTACCTTTTTAACTGGTGCTTCATCTGACTCATATCTTAAGGTTTTCAATTTGAGCACCTTTCACCAGATTTCAGGAGTTGAAATGGATCTAGTTATACCCTCTGGTAAGCATTGGACGCTGGGGCTGTCTTCAAGCTTCGAGAGAATATGATACAGAGGCACGATGCTTCCATGttatcataaatatatatttcctTTAAATGAAGAAGTTGCTTTGAAAAACCTTTTAACGACATATCTATGTAGAAAGATGTCGAAGACTCTGAAAAGTAGCAATTTTACATTCCCTTATTGTAGAATTCCAATCTTTCCAAAGTCAGAAATTTCCATAAAATTCAGCACCAATGCTCACTATTACTACTGAACCCCGCAATTTGATTTAGAAGCACAATATGATTTTAATCTGAGTAAGCAGCAAGTCAGAAATGGTAATTTGGTTTGGACAGCATTTTCTTGACTTGCTGGCGTGGTGTGGTGTTTGGAAAGAACGATGCTGGAGGTAGTGAGGAATGTTGGTAGGAGTGGAAGCAACATTTGTAGGCCACAAGCTATAGTTTATCAGCAATTGTGTGCCTATCTTCATTTAAGCCATCTGCAGCCAAAGTAGAGGTGATGCTGGTGCAGACCATCTCTCAAATCTGATGGCAGTGATGAGGAAGGGGTGCCACTAAAAATTCAACCTAATGGAGCATAATTCTCTGAGGTACTGGGTGGTGTAGAGCTGGTTTAGACCAAGTAATATGAAGGAGCATCTAGTAGTCTGTTGATGCTTATTTTCATTGCTGCAGAACTGCTAGTGTGTCACAGTGTAGACCTTGGTGATTGGAGGTTGAAGGAATGTTGAGTAACCTTTGGCACCTGTTAACCATTATTATGCAGCTTGTTTTCATAAGTTCATTATTATGGAGCTTGTTGCCATAAGTTTTGCTGGTTTTTGGTGTAGTACAAACTACTTTGTTGCTCTAGGTTCTTTGAAGTAGCTCTAATTACTTGAGGAACCAAAGCTTGATTCTAGGTGTTTACAAGATTCCACTCTTTACCATCATAGAAAAGTAGCATCACATTGCAATTCTATTCTCAAACAAGTATTTTAAGAACGCAAGAGAtggataatatataaataaaaagaagaaaagaaagacatGGTGGGAGAACTACACCAAGATCATAAAGGATGAAGATTGTGAAATAAACAGTTAGGTGAATCTAAACACTAAAAAGCATTGATCGCAAAAACTTGAAACTTCAAAGGGTTCCATAAACAACTCAGGAGAATTCAATAGGTGACACTTGTTGCAACAACATCTCTGGTTGGGAGAAAAGAGAGAATGTAACAAAGGACTGAGTCTGGAAAATCACTGATGATATCAGCCATGGTTGAGATGCAAAGTGTGCATGGATGCTTAACAATAAGATGACTAATATATCTTTGTTTTTATGGCCCACCTAAACCTCtataattaaaacttaaaattatcATATGATACCATTATCATCCCCTTCTATATCCTAATTACaatttttatctttctcttcCATCTCTCCAATATTTTCAATAACTGCCTCCTCCTCTGTAAACCCTAATTGTATTGATAAATTCCACATTTTAACAGCCTCACAAGATATATTTCTCAACCACTAAAATCTATTGCAATTCCTGATATCAGAAAATGAAATTGTAGTATTTATTTCTGATTTAGAAAAGCCATATACGGCTGAGATCTAGAAACTTTAACTATTAAGTAAGGGTTGAAACACtccataatatttttcttaatttattaattcttaccgattaaaaaaaatctaaaaaaattgaGACTAAGTAACATTTCCACCTATTTCCAATATTACATGgtacaaattaaatatattaaaaaaatgacagTTTATGGTGTCCAAACCCTATAAAAAGCTAAGACTAATTACTTTCTAATTTACAAATACATTTATAAATCTAAATATATAAGAACATATACAAATGCATAACAAATTTTGTTTAACAGCGTGATGCGATTATTAGAATTCACAATCGACGTCAATAATCCATATAATATAAAggaggcttcttcttcctgcacccctacatttttcttcctgcacccccacaattttctaaatcccaGAACTAACCTTAATCTTTAATTTGAAAAAGGGATCTGGGAGTGtgttacggattcatcaatccgaaACTAAGTATTTGTTTTTTTGGATGAGAGGATGTTCTGGAAGtaatttttgcataaattattgatttctggaTTGCTGAATCCAGAAGCCTAATTCTATTACAGATTCATGGATccataatgttttttttttaattacggATTACTGAATCCAGAATGCATATTTCTGTTATGGATTGATGGATCTGGAATGTTTTTTTTgaatgatggatttttgaatttgaaatgcatattttgaattacggattggtgaATCGGAAATTTTACCGGAAGTGTCAATCCGAAATTTTTCCGGATTCCATAATCCATAAtgcaaaaatataaatacagttcaagtacattttagggtttttaaaaaataataggaacAATTTAGTCTTTGCATAACATTATGAGgtaaatgtaggggtgcaggaagaaactggcTATAAAGGATTACTTTTAAACATCATCTTAAATCACCACTGTAAGATAGATTGATAGCACTAGTTTCTATAAGAATTCCCAC
This region includes:
- the LOC137836757 gene encoding putative disease resistance RPP13-like protein 1 yields the protein MAELVGGALLSAFLQVAFDRLTSPQFVDFFRGRKLDEKLLANLKIMLHSINALADDAELKQFTDPHVKAWLFDVKEAVFDAEDLFGEIDYELTRCQVEAQPEPQNIIYKVSNFFNSPFTSFNKKIESEMKEVLEKLEYLAKQKGALGLKEGTYSDDRSGSKVSQKLPSTSLVVESVIYGRDADKEIIFSWLTSETENPNQPSILSIVGMGGLGKTTLVQHVYNDSKIHDAKFDVKAWVCVSDQFHVLTVTRTILETIINKKDDSENLEMVHKKLKENLSGRKFLLVLDDVWNERREEWEAVLTPLRYGAPGSRILVTTRSEKVASNMRSKVHRLKQLREDECWNVFENHALKDGDLVLSDELMNIGRRIVEKCKGLPLALKTIGCLLRTQSSISYWKNILESEIWDLPKEDSEIIPALFLSYRYLPSHLKRCFAYCAVFPKDYEFEKEELILMWMAQNFLQSPQQIRHPEEVGEEYFNDLLSRSFFQHASNDLLSRSFFQHASRSFFQGARRRFIMHDLLNDLAKHVCADLCFRLKFDKGRCIPKTTRHFSFEFRDVRSFDGFGSLTDAKRLRSFLPIIWKPNLLFYWDFKISIHDLFSNYKFLRVLSFNGCMELVLVLDSVGDLKHLHSLDLSNTLLHKLPDSICLLYNLLILKLNSCGFLEELPSNLYKLTKLRCLEFQYTKVRKMPMHFGELKNLQVLNPFFIDRNSGLSTKQLDALGGLNLHGRLSINEVQNILNPLDALGANLKNKPLVELQLKWSHHIPDDPRKENEVFQNLQPTKHLECLSIWNYNGTKFPSWVFDNSLSSLVFLELEYCKYCLCLPPIGLLSNLKILRIIGLDGIVSIGAEFYGSNFSFASLERLEFHHMREWEEWECKPTSFPRLQYLFVYRCRKLKGLSEQLLHLKKLSIKECHKVVISENSMDTSSLDLLIIDSCPFVNIPMTHYDFLDKMDITGACDSLTIFRLDFFPKIRVLKMIRCQNLRRISQEHAHNNLMDLTIDDCPQFESLLSEGISIEGAENLKLWPKPMQVLFPSLTVLRICGCPKVEMFLDRGLPLNVKSLSLSSLKLVASLREVLDDNKCLEFLYIEKLEVECFPDELLLPRSLTSLQIKDCPNLKKVHFKGLCYLFSLTFVDCPILQYFRPEDLPKPISSVTIRRCPLLNERFQNKEDEIWKNMAHIQELHLC